In Paenibacillus kyungheensis, the following are encoded in one genomic region:
- a CDS encoding aminotransferase class I/II-fold pyridoxal phosphate-dependent enzyme, whose translation MDHKQTPLFTALREHAASNPVQFHIPGHKKGIGSDQEFREFVGDNTLSIDLINIAPLDDLHQPMGVIEQAQKLAADAFGADYTYFSVQGTSGAIMTMILSVCSPGDKIIVPRNVHKSIMSAIIFAGAKPVFVSPARDENLGIDHGITTSSVRRALDRHPDAKAVLVINPTYFGVCADLKEIVDLSHSRGVPVLVDEAHGVLIHFHKDLPISAMEAGADMAATSVHKLGGSMTQSSVLNLNVKNGHVNPHRVQTIISMLTTTSTSYILLASLDTSRRNLALNGHDMAERTIQLAQETRQKINDIPGLYCFGKELLGGEATFNYDPTKLTIHIRHLGITGYDAENWLREHYNLEIELSDMYNILCLVTPGDTQDSVDILVRSLTDMASQYYSTDGSKEIHELVVKIPEIPQLSLIPRDAFYGDTEVVPFKESAGRIIAEFIYVYPPGIPILLPGEVISQENIDYITDHVEVGLPVKGPEDRTVHHVKVIVETDAIF comes from the coding sequence AGCAATCCCGTCCAATTCCATATTCCAGGGCACAAAAAAGGAATCGGCAGTGATCAGGAATTCCGAGAGTTTGTGGGTGATAATACCCTTTCTATAGATCTGATCAATATTGCACCACTTGATGATTTGCACCAACCGATGGGTGTTATCGAGCAAGCACAAAAATTAGCTGCTGATGCTTTTGGTGCTGATTATACGTATTTTTCAGTACAGGGAACAAGTGGCGCTATTATGACAATGATTTTGTCAGTTTGTTCGCCGGGTGACAAAATTATCGTTCCACGTAATGTACACAAATCGATTATGTCTGCTATTATTTTTGCAGGAGCGAAGCCAGTATTCGTTTCTCCAGCACGTGATGAAAATTTGGGGATTGATCATGGGATTACGACTTCTTCTGTACGTCGTGCTCTAGATCGTCATCCTGATGCCAAAGCAGTGCTTGTGATTAACCCGACTTATTTCGGAGTCTGCGCTGATCTAAAAGAAATCGTCGATCTTTCTCATAGTCGCGGTGTACCTGTATTGGTTGATGAAGCGCATGGTGTATTGATTCATTTCCACAAAGACTTGCCGATCTCTGCGATGGAAGCTGGAGCAGATATGGCAGCTACCAGTGTACATAAGCTAGGTGGCTCGATGACACAAAGTTCGGTGTTAAATCTAAATGTCAAAAATGGACATGTGAATCCTCACCGCGTACAGACCATTATTAGCATGCTGACGACAACCTCTACTTCATATATCCTATTAGCGTCTCTAGATACGTCACGCCGCAATCTAGCGCTTAACGGGCATGATATGGCAGAGCGTACGATTCAATTGGCACAAGAAACTCGTCAAAAGATCAATGATATTCCGGGATTATACTGCTTTGGTAAAGAATTACTTGGCGGTGAAGCAACGTTTAACTATGATCCGACTAAGCTGACTATTCATATTCGTCATTTAGGTATTACGGGATATGATGCAGAGAACTGGCTACGTGAGCATTACAATCTAGAGATTGAACTCAGTGATATGTATAATATTTTGTGTCTGGTAACTCCAGGTGATACGCAGGATAGTGTCGATATTCTGGTGCGCTCTTTGACCGATATGGCATCTCAATATTACAGCACGGACGGTTCTAAAGAAATTCACGAACTGGTTGTCAAAATTCCAGAGATTCCGCAATTGTCACTGATTCCGCGTGATGCTTTTTACGGTGATACAGAAGTAGTTCCTTTTAAAGAATCCGCAGGACGTATTATCGCTGAATTTATTTATGTATATCCACCAGGTATTCCTATTTTGTTACCGGGTGAAGTAATTTCGCAAGAAAATATCGATTATATTACCGATCATGTTGAAGTAGGATTGCCGGTCAAAGGACCTGAAGATCGTACTGTACATCATGTAAAAGTAATCGTAGAAACAGACGCTATTTTCTAA
- a CDS encoding DUF1292 domain-containing protein — protein sequence MSDKHVHDENCNHDHDHEAEEYVLTLTDDEGNDVEMVLVETFDVGEKLYALLLERGNPEADGYIMRLEEEEDGFELQNIEDEKEWAAVEKAYGELIEESE from the coding sequence ATGAGCGATAAACACGTACATGATGAAAATTGTAATCATGATCATGACCACGAAGCGGAAGAATATGTATTAACATTGACTGACGATGAAGGTAATGATGTAGAAATGGTTCTTGTTGAAACATTTGATGTTGGCGAGAAACTATATGCACTTCTATTAGAGCGTGGTAACCCTGAAGCAGATGGTTACATCATGCGTCTTGAAGAAGAAGAAGACGGATTCGAATTGCAAAATATCGAAGACGAAAAAGAATGGGCAGCTGTAGAGAAAGCATACGGCGAGCTTATCGAAGAATCTGAATAA
- a CDS encoding copper amine oxidase, whose product MIWKRVAVCALAFFLMSSSVLFADAVSQKIKVWINGSEVSDGAYMIDGKTYVPLREIQGLVDYDNDAKTVKLTKPNVHIFLFKNDTAFGNVSKGKLKFNVFSQVDNLQTDIVGVKVAIIDPSGNQKDIQSQDITQQKDNFWFRTYDFTYDFNTAGKYTVGFYMKKSKASDYVLVSQKVITALNQ is encoded by the coding sequence GTGATATGGAAAAGAGTTGCAGTCTGTGCATTAGCCTTTTTCTTAATGAGCAGTTCGGTGCTATTTGCAGATGCTGTAAGTCAAAAGATTAAAGTATGGATTAATGGAAGTGAGGTCAGTGATGGAGCTTACATGATCGATGGCAAAACCTATGTGCCTTTGCGTGAAATTCAAGGTCTTGTCGATTATGATAATGATGCCAAAACGGTCAAACTTACCAAACCCAACGTACATATCTTTTTATTCAAAAATGATACGGCGTTTGGCAACGTCAGTAAAGGAAAGCTCAAATTCAATGTATTTAGTCAGGTAGACAATCTACAAACAGATATCGTAGGCGTCAAAGTGGCTATTATTGATCCTTCAGGTAATCAAAAAGATATCCAAAGTCAGGATATCACGCAACAAAAAGATAACTTCTGGTTCCGCACATACGATTTCACGTATGATTTTAATACCGCAGGGAAATATACAGTTGGATTTTATATGAAAAAGTCCAAAGCTAGCGATTATGTGCTTGTCTCACAAAAAGTAATTACAGCGCTAAATCAATAA
- a CDS encoding MBL fold metallo-hydrolase, translating into MSIELQMLGTGNAFAKNYHNNNALIHVGDYTLMVDCGITAPLALHQLGKTVNEIDAILITHIHGDHVGGLEELGFQMKFIYNRKPVLYIASTLVRPLWEHTLSGGMTQEGIERIEDVFDVRPIVAEQPITLTEGLDIELIQTPHIDGKNSYSFLVNETIFYSGDMKFQPHLLEHLVYERGVQTILHDCQLHPPGIVHATLDELLSLPEQVRSTILLMHYNDDKEDFIGKTKEMTFLEQHQFYTLG; encoded by the coding sequence GTGTCTATTGAACTACAGATGCTAGGAACAGGTAATGCTTTTGCCAAAAATTATCATAATAATAATGCATTGATTCATGTAGGTGACTATACGCTAATGGTGGATTGCGGTATTACGGCTCCGCTTGCTTTACACCAGTTAGGCAAAACTGTTAATGAAATTGATGCGATTCTGATTACTCATATTCATGGAGATCATGTAGGTGGTCTTGAAGAATTAGGATTTCAGATGAAATTTATCTATAATCGTAAACCGGTTCTATATATTGCTAGTACATTAGTACGTCCTTTGTGGGAACACACATTATCAGGTGGTATGACGCAAGAAGGAATAGAGCGGATTGAAGATGTATTTGATGTAAGACCGATTGTGGCTGAACAACCGATCACGTTAACCGAAGGATTGGATATCGAATTAATTCAGACACCTCATATTGATGGAAAAAATAGCTATTCGTTTTTAGTAAATGAGACTATTTTTTATAGTGGAGATATGAAATTCCAACCTCATCTATTGGAACATTTAGTCTATGAGCGTGGGGTTCAGACGATTCTGCATGATTGCCAGTTACATCCTCCGGGTATCGTACATGCGACACTGGATGAATTGTTATCTTTACCAGAGCAAGTACGTTCGACTATTTTGTTGATGCATTATAATGATGACAAAGAAGATTTTATCGGCAAAACCAAAGAGATGACCTTTTTGGAGCAACATCAATTTTATACATTGGGTTAA
- a CDS encoding GNAT family N-acetyltransferase gives MAIEVIRVQTQQQLEECLNIRRQVFVVEQKVPESREVDEYDQLPNDGVAYHFLLQKDGENIAAGRMIRYENGAAKMQRIAVLPGYRRGGYGKSILLGMENYARQNGFEKALLDSQCQAEGFYNKMGYITISEEPFEDAGIAHVSMKKQLVVTI, from the coding sequence ATGGCGATAGAAGTGATACGCGTACAAACTCAACAACAGTTAGAAGAATGCTTGAATATTCGGAGACAAGTATTTGTTGTAGAGCAGAAAGTTCCTGAAAGCAGAGAAGTAGATGAGTATGATCAATTGCCCAATGACGGCGTAGCTTATCATTTTCTGTTACAAAAAGATGGCGAGAATATTGCCGCAGGTCGTATGATTCGTTATGAAAACGGAGCAGCTAAAATGCAACGTATTGCTGTATTACCTGGTTATCGGAGAGGTGGGTATGGCAAATCTATTCTTTTGGGTATGGAAAATTATGCGCGCCAAAATGGATTTGAAAAAGCTTTACTTGATTCTCAATGTCAAGCTGAAGGGTTTTACAATAAAATGGGATATATCACAATTTCCGAAGAGCCTTTTGAAGATGCAGGTATTGCTCATGTTAGTATGAAAAAGCAACTTGTGGTTACCATCTAA